Proteins co-encoded in one Haloarcula pelagica genomic window:
- a CDS encoding geranylgeranyl reductase family protein encodes MSSYDGSTAGGATTTRSVSADVVVVGAGTSGCYAAATVAQAGYDVVIVERKDEQEAGHIACGDALKGASDFPEAIPKSQLEPAFTNTGVDHGRFEIPQENTVLDIPVPGELAVIDRWEYGRCLIRGAEKAGVEFHYDTVVQDVRQDETGRVTGVTGIRKGDPVTYDAEIVVDAAGALSLLQDKTDFEGASFDTNVRYSQFCSAYREIIEVDEPVEWDDALVFKPTERSAGYLWYFPRTDTEINAGLGFQMNEEPMELVESLKRDLNGRSEFDGAEVTDKLGAALPTRRPYDSAVAPGFMAVGDAAGHVNPTTGGGIAGAAYAGTYAAEQAIQAIEDGRAGEEAALWEYNADVMDHFGSRYAALDVYNIFTTAYDIDDLMALLAAMPGEKLAEALYGGSTSVSFGLKLKMAVKSIGHWGTIYDLYQTKSLADRLLDHYEQYPDDRTGFEEWQRERDAIMDDIYEVTGADAKY; translated from the coding sequence ATGAGTAGTTACGATGGCAGCACCGCCGGGGGCGCGACAACCACGCGGTCGGTGTCTGCTGATGTCGTCGTCGTCGGCGCCGGGACCTCGGGCTGTTACGCCGCGGCGACGGTCGCCCAGGCGGGGTACGACGTGGTGATCGTCGAGCGCAAGGACGAGCAAGAGGCGGGCCACATCGCCTGTGGCGACGCGCTGAAAGGCGCCAGCGACTTCCCCGAGGCGATCCCCAAGTCCCAGCTCGAACCGGCGTTTACGAACACCGGCGTCGATCACGGGCGCTTCGAGATCCCCCAAGAGAACACCGTACTGGACATCCCCGTGCCCGGTGAACTCGCGGTCATCGACCGCTGGGAGTACGGCCGCTGTCTCATCAGGGGGGCCGAGAAAGCCGGCGTCGAGTTCCACTACGACACCGTCGTCCAGGACGTTCGCCAGGACGAGACCGGCCGCGTGACCGGCGTCACGGGTATCCGAAAGGGGGACCCGGTGACTTACGACGCCGAGATCGTCGTCGACGCCGCGGGCGCGCTCTCGCTCCTCCAGGACAAGACCGACTTCGAGGGTGCCAGTTTCGACACGAACGTCCGGTACTCGCAGTTCTGCTCGGCCTATCGGGAGATCATCGAGGTCGACGAGCCCGTCGAGTGGGACGACGCCCTCGTGTTCAAGCCCACGGAGCGCTCGGCCGGCTACCTGTGGTACTTCCCGCGGACCGACACCGAGATCAACGCCGGCCTGGGGTTCCAGATGAACGAGGAGCCGATGGAACTCGTCGAGAGCCTCAAACGGGACCTCAACGGCCGCTCGGAGTTCGACGGGGCGGAGGTCACCGACAAACTCGGGGCCGCGCTCCCGACACGGCGCCCGTACGACTCGGCGGTCGCGCCCGGGTTCATGGCCGTCGGCGACGCCGCGGGCCACGTCAACCCCACGACTGGCGGCGGGATCGCCGGGGCCGCCTACGCCGGCACCTACGCCGCCGAGCAGGCGATCCAGGCCATCGAGGACGGCCGCGCGGGCGAGGAGGCCGCGCTCTGGGAGTACAACGCCGACGTGATGGACCACTTCGGCTCCCGGTACGCGGCGCTCGATGTCTACAACATCTTCACGACGGCCTACGATATCGACGACCTGATGGCGCTGTTGGCCGCGATGCCCGGCGAGAAGCTCGCCGAAGCGCTGTACGGCGGCTCGACGAGCGTGAGTTTCGGCCTGAAGCTGAAGATGGCGGTCAAGAGCATCGGCCACTGGGGGACGATCTACGACCTCTATCAGACCAAGAGCCTCGCCGACCGCCTGCTGGACCACTACGAGCAGTATCCGGACGACCGGACCGGCTTCGAAGAGTGGCAGCGCGAGCGGGACGCCATCATGGACGACATCTACGAGGTCACCGGCGCGGACGCGAAGTACTGA